One genomic window of Tachypleus tridentatus isolate NWPU-2018 chromosome 12, ASM421037v1, whole genome shotgun sequence includes the following:
- the LOC143234683 gene encoding phospholipase A and acyltransferase 4-like, whose amino-acid sequence MERPDQGHTSRWFRKHEHRELLYELECGDLIEFERGCYKHWAVYAGNRMVYHRAYPEDSNNIQLFIQSQSASKGSFRYGEITLEDLLIVWADSEARINNSMDSKHEPSDCKTVLGRAKSKMKESQQKKDIYNVIFNNCEHFATYCRYGIGFSIQVENVKENVKTVGVLVVVGVLLGKALSFITDRTDRRSQ is encoded by the exons ATGGAAAGACCAGACCAAGGACATACATCAAGATGGTTCAGAAAACATGAGCACAGAGAACTTCTTTATGAACTGGAATGTGGAGATTTGATTGAATTTGAAAGAGGATGTTATAAACATTGGGCAGTGTACGCTGGAAACAGAATGGTTTATCATCGGGCATATCCTGAAGACAGTAATAACATTCAGTTGTTTATTCAAAGCCAAAGTGCTTCTAAAGGTTCCTTCAGGTATGGTGAAATAACTTTGGAAGACCTATTGATTGTGTGGGCAGACAGTGAAGCCAGGATTAATAACAGTATGGACAGCAAACACGAACCATCAGACTGCAAAACTGTTCTAGGAAGGGCAAAATCCAAAATGAAAG aAAGCCAACAGAAAAAGgacatttataatgttattttcaacAACTGTGAACATTTTGCTACGTACTGCCGCTATGGAATAGGATTTTCAATACAAGTTGAAAATGTAAAGGAAAATGTTAAGACTGTGGGTGTATTAGTAGTTGTGGGTGTACTTTTGGGAAAAGCACTGTCTTTTATCACTGATCGTACTGATCGAAGATCCCAGTGA